One Mangifera indica cultivar Alphonso chromosome 4, CATAS_Mindica_2.1, whole genome shotgun sequence genomic region harbors:
- the LOC123213054 gene encoding magnesium-dependent phosphatase 1, with amino-acid sequence MGEEKVKEEALQIIGMFQVLPRLVVFDLDYTLWPFYCECRSKREMPSLYPHARGILHALKDKGIDMAVASRSPTSDIASTFLDKLSIKSMFVTKEIFSSWTHKTDHFRRIHSRTGVPFNSMLFFDDEDRNIQGVSKMGVTSILVNNGVNLGALRQGLTKFSQNWNTSEKNKQRWQTKFSKK; translated from the exons ATGGGAgaagagaaagtgaaagaagaAGCTTTGCAAATAATTGGAATGTTTCAAGTTCTCCCTCGTTTGGTCGTCTTCGATCTTGATTACACTCTCTGGCCTTTCTACTG TGAATGCCGCTCAAAGCGTGAAATGCCATCTTTGTATCCCCACGCTAGAGGCATATTACATGCCCTAAAGGACAAGGGAATTGATATGGCTGTTGCTTCTAGATCACCAACTTCTGACATTGCAAGCACATTTCTTGACAAATTGAGCATCAAGTCTATGTTTGTAACCAAG gaAATTTTTTCCAGCTGGACACATAAGACAGACCACTTCCGGAGAATTCATAGTAGGACTGGAGTGCCTTTTAACTCAATGCTTTTTTTTGATGATGAGGATAGGAATATCCAAGGG GTTTCTAAAATGGGAGTAACAAGCATTTTGGTGAATAATGGGGTTAATCTTGGAGCTTTGAGGCAAGGTCTTACAAAGTTTTCTCAAAATTGGAATACATCTGAGAAGAATAAGCAGAGATGGCAAACAAAGTTCTCAAAAAAGTGA
- the LOC123213287 gene encoding ribosomal RNA small subunit methyltransferase nep-1-like, producing MVRPYTMKGHKRRKKSEEDKYDREDEGHEQVDEEHPDGYDEDYQGQEEEAVHEMEGIPIGLSDRNLKKPGVIFVLEKASLEVAKVGKSYQILNSDDHTNFLKKNNKNPGDYRPDIVHQALLSILDSPLTKAGRLRAVYVKTEKGVLFEVKPHVRLPRTYKRFSGIMLQLLQKLSITAAGKHEKLLRVIKSPVTQYLPVNSRKIGFSYSSDKLVKMRNHVAPIGDDVDLVFVVGAMAHGKIDTDYTDDFIAISGYPMSAARCIARICEALEDKWDIS from the exons aTGGTGAGGCCGTATACTATGAAAGGGCAtaagaggaggaagaagagtGAGGAGGATAAATATGATCGGGAGGATGAAGGACATGAACAAGTTGACGAAGAGCACCCTGATGGATATGATGAGGACTATCaaggacaagaagaagaagccgTACATGAGATGGAGGGCATCCCTATTGGCCTGTCTGACCGAAATTTGAAGAAACCTGGAGTTATATTTGTTCTAGAGAAAGCTTCTCTTGAAGTTGCAAAAGTTGGAAAG AGTTACCAGATATTAAATTCAGATGATCATACTAATTTCCTTaagaagaataacaaaaatccaGGTGATTATAGGCCTGACATTGTTCATCAG GCTCTCTTATCAATTTTAGACAGCCCACTAACTAAGGCTGGGAGGCTGCGAGCTGTGTATGTTAAGACGGAGAAAGGTGTTCTGTTTGAAGTTAAACCACATGTTCGTTTACCAAGGACATATAAGCGTTTTTCTGGTATCATGT TGCAGCTGCTACAAAAATTAAGTATAACCGCTGCTGGTAAGCATGAGAAATTGTTGCGGGTGATCAAGAGTCCTGTGACCCAGTATTTACCCGTAAACTCTCGAAAGATAG GTTTCTCATACAGTTCAGACAAACTGGTTAAGATGAGGAATCATGTGGCTCCTATAGGTGATGATGTGGACCTTGTTTTTGTG GTTGGTGCAATGGCCCACGGAAAGATTGATACAGATTATACAGATGACTTTATAGCCA TTTCTGGATATCCAATGAGTGCTGCCCGCTGCATTGCAAGAATTTGCGAGGCTTTGGAAGACAAGTGGGATATATCGTAA
- the LOC123213141 gene encoding uncharacterized protein LOC123213141: protein MPRNGNGGGDGAPSPSCSTSTARLRTRPDALLVVCRCFSLVTSISALLCIAVNVLSAIRSFKNGSDVFDGIFRCYAVLIAFFVVLAETEWGFVMKFWKILEFWAGRGMLQIFVAVMTRAFPDYSKSQKDLVLLQNIACYMLLACGLVYVISGILCIGWLKRTRQQKEMTRDQAVKDLEELERRKEELEQLLLAERV from the exons ATGCCCAGAAATGGAAACGGTGGAGGAGACGGCGCACCCTCCCCCTCGTGTTCAACATCGACTGCCAGACTCCGGACGCGGCCGGACGCGCTCTTGGTGGTCTGCAGATGCTTTAGCTTGGTGACTTCTATCAGCGCTCTTCTCTGCATTGCTGTCAACGTTCTCTCTGCTATTCGCTCGTTCAAAAACGGATCCGAT GTATTTGACGGAATTTTTAGATGTTATGCGGTTTTGATTGCGTTTTTCGTTGTTCTTGCTGAGACTGAATGGGGGTTCGTTATGAAGTTTTGGAAG atattGGAGTTTTGGGCTGGTAGGGGTATGCTGCAGATCTT TGTTGCGGTAATGACAAGAGCTTTCCCTGACTATTCTAAAAGCCAGAAAgatcttgttcttcttcaaaaTATAGCTTGCTATATGCTTCTTGCTTGTGGTTTAGTTTATGTTATATCG GGAATTCTATGCATTGGCTGGCTCAAACGTACTCGTCAACAGAAAGAAATGACAAGGGACCAAGCAGTCAAGGATCTAGAG GAGTTGGAGCGACGTAAAGAGGAGCTGGAACAACTGCTCTTGGCAGAAAGGGTCTAA